One genomic window of Leopardus geoffroyi isolate Oge1 chromosome C3, O.geoffroyi_Oge1_pat1.0, whole genome shotgun sequence includes the following:
- the LOC123586788 gene encoding 60S ribosomal protein L36a-like, with amino-acid sequence MVNVPKTCRTFRKKCGKHQPHKVTQYKKGKDSLYAQGKWCYDRKQSGYGGQTKPISQKKAKTTKKIVLRLEGVEPNYRSKRMLAIKRCKHFELGGDKKRKGQVIQF; translated from the coding sequence ATGGTGAACGTTCCTAAAACCTGTCGGACTTTCCGCAAGAAGTGTGGCAAGCACCAACCCCACAAAGTGACACAGTACAAGAAAGGCAAAGATTCTCTTTATGCCCAGGGAAAGTGGTGTTATGACAGGAAGCAGAGTGGCTATGGTGGGCAAACTAAGCCAATTTCCCAGAAAAAGGCTAAAACCACAAAGAAGATTGTTCTGAGGCTTGAAGGCGTTGAGCCCAACTACAGATCTAAGAGAATGCTGGCCATTAAGAGATGCAAGCATTTTGAACTGGGAGGAGATAAGAAGAGAAAGGGCCAAGTAATCCAGTTCTAA